The nucleotide sequence ATATTATCAACAGGTAATGCGGAAAAATCATAAACACCTGAAGGGTCATTAGTAAGATTAACTTCCACGCCATCAATCAAAACCAAAGTGTGCGATGAGTTTGAACCGCGAATGTAAATATTTGATAATGTTCCATTACCGCCTTGTCTTGTAAAACTGATGCCGGTTTCGTTTCTTAGTACATCAAATACATTATTTGAGTTGCTGTTTATAATTTGTTCAGCATCAATTACAGAAATTGAGTTCGCAAGCTGCAATATGTTAGCATTAGTTTTTGTTGCAGAAACTACTACTTCACTAAGTTTATAATATCCAGCCGTATCGGTTTTTGAATAATAGATTCTTGAGGAAAAGTTTGATGAAAACTGAAAAGAAAAAGAGCAAAGAGAAATATTGTTTTGTGCATTGAAGTTACTCCATATAAAAATGTTAAAAGTAACTTCGCGGATTAAAAAGTTTAGATAAAACGAATGGAGATTTTAAGAGACCATCGTAAACCTTACCTTTTGCGCGAAGGTTGATTAATTATTATCTACGGCAGGTCTCCTGGCTTCTAACAAAATGCTCAATGTTAAGTGTTAAATGAGATTCATTGATCATTTAAGATCTAAAATTTAACATTGCAACAAAGTTGCTATTCACAGTTGCGCGACAGCGACGGAATTGATTTGTAATTAGTCATTCTGAACTTGTTTCGGAATCTTTAGATACAGAAACGAGCCTGCCTTACGGCAGTCAGGTTTAGGATGACAAAATACATCTCACCATACTTCCCTATAATTTCCCATTATCCCGTTTAACTGGGGATTGGGACACCGTAAATTGATTCAAAGAACTATGCCTAAAATAAGTTTAATATTTTTTACCTCAAACAATCTTAAAAAAAATTATGGATTTACTTTCCACCTATAACTTTTTTTTCTAAGTTGCATGTAAGATTTATTGTTAATTATCAATTTTATTTATTCGCAGATGTTTCTGATTAAAATCCTAAAATCTTATTCACCCGTTTGTTCACACACATTTCAAAATTTAAACTTTAATTTCACATCAGCTATAAATCATTCTTCAATTAAAAGGAGCTTTTAATGGGCTGGTTTTTAAAATTCTTAAACTCTTCTATCGGCAAAAAATTTATGATGGCTGTTACAGGGAGTTTTCTGCTAATATTTTTAATCGTTCATTTGATTGGAAATATAACTTTGTTCTTTGGGCCAAGTGCTTTTAATGCCTATGTATCAGCACTCGATACAATCAAACCGTTGATTCGAGTTATTGAGGTTGTTCTGCTTGCAGTTTTTGTTCTGCACATATTTAACGGAGTTAGATTGTGGATCGAAAATAAAAAAGCACGCGGAGTTACGTACAAGGTAAATGGCTCTTCAGAAAACAGTACATTATTTTCCCGAACAATGTTCGTTACGGGTTCAATAGTTTTCATTTTTCTTGTGCTGCATTTAGGAACATTTTTTTGGAGATTTAACATTTACGATCCATTAGGTTATGCAACTCACCATCAATATTACGATGTTGTTGTTTACTTTTTTAATATTTGGTGGTATGCTATTCTTTACATAATCGCAGTTTTACTTTTAGGATTTCATCTTAACCATGGCTTCCAAAGTGCATTCCAAACTTTTGGTTGGAATCACATAAAATATTTTCCAATAATTAAAAAACTTGGAACTGTTTATGCAATTATTATGGCTTTAGGATTTGCCTCAATGCCACTTTATTTTTTATTAGGAGGAGGTAACTAATGGCAAAGCTAGATTCAAAAATTCCCCAAGGAAATATTTCAGAAAAATGGACTAACCATAAATTCAACATGAAACTGGTTAATCCTGCTAACAAAAGAAAATTTGATATAATTGTTGTTGGAACAGGTTTAGCTGGTGCTTCAGCCGCAGCTTCACTTGGCGAGCTTGGATATAATGTTAAGGCGTTTACTTTTCACGATAGTGCAAGAAGAGCACACAGTATTGCTGCTCAAGGTGGAATAAATGCTTCCAAGAATTATCAAAATGATGGTGACTCAACCTATAGATTATTTTATGATACGGTTAAGGGCGGAGATTTTCGTGCACGTGAAGCAAATGTTCATCGTCTTGCAGAAGTAAGCGGAAACATTATTGATCAATGTGTTGCTCAAGGTGTTCCATTTGCTAGAGATTACGGTGGATTACTTGATAACCGTTCATTCGGAGGTGCGCAGGTTTCCAGAACTTTTTATGCAAGAGGCCAAACGGGTCAACAATTGTTACTTGGTGCAGTTAGTGCTTTAAAACAGACAAGTTGATAAAGGTTCTGTTAAATTGTATTTAAGAAGAGAAATGCTTGATGTTGTAGTTGTTGATGGCGCTGCCAAAGGAATTGTTGTAAGAAATTTATTAACTGGTGAGATTGAAAAATATTCCGCACACGCAGTTGTACTTGCAACCGGTGGATACTCAAACGTGTTTTTCTTATCAACAAATGCAATGAACTGTAACGCAACTGCAATCTGGCGTGCACATAAACGCGGAGCTTATTTTGCAAATCCTTGTTTTACACAAATCCATCCAACCTGTTTACCATTACACGGCGAATCACAATCTAAACTTACATTGATGAGTGAATCTTTACGTAATGATGGAAGAGTTTGGGTATCAAAGAAAAAAGGGGATATGAGAAATCCTTCTGATATTCCTGAAGACGAAAGAGATTATTATCTTGAAAGAAAATATCCTTCGTTTGGAAATTTAGCTCCAAGAGATATTTCATCACGTGCAGCAAAAGAAGTTTGTGATGAAGGAAGAGGTGTAAAAGGCGGTGAGGCTGTTTACCTTGATTTTAAGGATGCAATAAATCGTTTGGGACAAAAAGTAATTGAAGAACGTTATGGTAATTTGTTTGAGATCTATGAAACAATTACAGGAGAAAATCCATACAAATCTCCAATGATGATTTATCCCGCGCCGCATTATACAATGGGCGGATTGTGGGTAGATTATAATTTAATGAGTAATGTTCCCGGATTATTTGTACTTGGAGAAGCAAACTTCTCAGATCACGGTGCAAACCGTTTGGGTGCATCTGCACTTATGCAAGGCTTGGCAGATGGTTATTTTGTTATTCCTTACACAATGGGAAATTATCTTGCCGGCGATAAACCAACTTTAGTAAAAACTGATCATCCTGAATTTGAAAAAGTTGCTAAAGAAGTAACAGAT is from Ignavibacteriales bacterium and encodes:
- a CDS encoding succinate dehydrogenase cytochrome b subunit, which produces MGWFLKFLNSSIGKKFMMAVTGSFLLIFLIVHLIGNITLFFGPSAFNAYVSALDTIKPLIRVIEVVLLAVFVLHIFNGVRLWIENKKARGVTYKVNGSSENSTLFSRTMFVTGSIVFIFLVLHLGTFFWRFNIYDPLGYATHHQYYDVVVYFFNIWWYAILYIIAVLLLGFHLNHGFQSAFQTFGWNHIKYFPIIKKLGTVYAIIMALGFASMPLYFLLGGGN